From the Manihot esculenta cultivar AM560-2 chromosome 3, M.esculenta_v8, whole genome shotgun sequence genome, one window contains:
- the LOC110611750 gene encoding homeobox protein knotted-1-like 3 isoform X2, whose protein sequence is MAFHHNLSQDLPLHHFSSEQTQPPRQQNMPETTAAPNWLNNALLRAQHPQPPPHSHFTGDTNFLNLHTASTTNSDSTASQNHTQWLSRSSSFLNRNHSDVIDDVTVATAGDSIIAGTISHESADLKTNINNNGETMNNKSEGGVFESGGGGGGGGDGVVNWQNARYKAEILSHPLYDQLLSAHVACLRIATPVDQLPRIDAQLAQSQHVVAKYSALGGGTQGLVVDDKELDQFMTHYFLLLCSFKEQLQQHVRVHAMEAVMACWEIEQSLQSLTGVSPGEGTGATMSDDDEDQVDSDANLFDPSFDGSDTMGFGPLIPTESERSLMERVRHELKHELKHGYKEKIADIREEILRKRRAGKLPGDTTSVLKAWWQSHAKWPYPTEEDKARLVQETGLQLKQINNWFINQRKRNWHSNPSTSTVLKSKRKR, encoded by the exons ATGGCGTTTCATCATAACCTTTCTCAAGACCTTCCTCTTCACCATTTCTCTTCAGAGCAAACTCAACCACCTCGACAGCAAAATATGCCCGAAACTACCGCCGCACCAAATTGGCTTAACAATGCTCTCCTCCGTGCCCAACACCCACAACCACCACCGCACTCCCACTTCACTGGTgatactaattttttaaatcttcATACCGCTTCTACCACCAACTCTGATTCTACTGCTTCCCAGAATCATACTCAATGGCTTTCTCGCTCCTCCTCCTTCCTCAACCGCAACCACAGCGATGTTATCGATGATGTCACCGTTGCAACCGCTGGCGACTCCATCATCGCGGGTACTATTTCCCATGAATCAGCCGATTTGAAAACTAACATCAATAACAACGGTGAGACCATGAATAATAAGAGTGAAGGAGGGGTGTTTGAGAGTGGTGGAGGCGGCGGCGGAGGTGGGGACGGAGTGGTTAACTGGCAGAATGCAAGATACAAAGCGGAGATACTGTCTCACCCGTTGTATGATCAATTATTGTCGGCACATGTGGCGTGTTTGCGGATCGCTACTCCGGTGGATCAGTTGCCGAGAATTGACGCTCAGCTCGCTCAGTCACAGCATGTAGTGGCTAAATACTCCGCCCTCGGCGGCGGGACTCAGGGCTTGGTCGTTGATGATAAAGAACTTGATCAGTTCATG ACACATTATTTTCTGTTGCTTTGTTCCTTTAAAGAACAATTACAACAACATGTTCGAGTCCATGCAATGGAAGCAGTAATGGCTTGCTGGGAGATAGAGCAATCCCTGCAAAGCTTAACAG GAGTTTCTCCAGGTGAAGGCACAGGTGCAACAATgtctgatgatgatgaagaccAAGTAGACAGTGATGCCAATTTGTTTGATCCAAGTTTTGATGGTTCAGACACCATGGGATTTGGTCCCCTTATCCCAACTGAAAGTGAGAGGTCTTTAATGGAAAGAGTGAGGCATGAACTGAAGCATGAATTAAAGCAT GGTTACAAAGAGAAAATTGCTGATATCAGAGAGGAAATTTTGCGCAAGAGAAGAGCAGGAAAGCTACCTGGGGACACAACCTCTGTCTTGAAAGCTTGGTGGCAATCACATGCAAAGTGGCCATATCCAACT GAAGAAGATAAGGCAAGACTGGTACAGGAAACAGGATTGCAATTAAAGCAGATAAATAATTGGTTCATCAACCAAAGGAAGAGGAACTGGCACAGTAACCCTTCAACTTCAACAGTCTTGAAAAGCAAACGCAAGAG GTGA
- the LOC110611750 gene encoding homeobox protein knotted-1-like 3 isoform X1 has translation MAFHHNLSQDLPLHHFSSEQTQPPRQQNMPETTAAPNWLNNALLRAQHPQPPPHSHFTGDTNFLNLHTASTTNSDSTASQNHTQWLSRSSSFLNRNHSDVIDDVTVATAGDSIIAGTISHESADLKTNINNNGETMNNKSEGGVFESGGGGGGGGDGVVNWQNARYKAEILSHPLYDQLLSAHVACLRIATPVDQLPRIDAQLAQSQHVVAKYSALGGGTQGLVVDDKELDQFMTHYFLLLCSFKEQLQQHVRVHAMEAVMACWEIEQSLQSLTGVSPGEGTGATMSDDDEDQVDSDANLFDPSFDGSDTMGFGPLIPTESERSLMERVRHELKHELKHGYKEKIADIREEILRKRRAGKLPGDTTSVLKAWWQSHAKWPYPTEEDKARLVQETGLQLKQINNWFINQRKRNWHSNPSTSTVLKSKRKRS, from the exons ATGGCGTTTCATCATAACCTTTCTCAAGACCTTCCTCTTCACCATTTCTCTTCAGAGCAAACTCAACCACCTCGACAGCAAAATATGCCCGAAACTACCGCCGCACCAAATTGGCTTAACAATGCTCTCCTCCGTGCCCAACACCCACAACCACCACCGCACTCCCACTTCACTGGTgatactaattttttaaatcttcATACCGCTTCTACCACCAACTCTGATTCTACTGCTTCCCAGAATCATACTCAATGGCTTTCTCGCTCCTCCTCCTTCCTCAACCGCAACCACAGCGATGTTATCGATGATGTCACCGTTGCAACCGCTGGCGACTCCATCATCGCGGGTACTATTTCCCATGAATCAGCCGATTTGAAAACTAACATCAATAACAACGGTGAGACCATGAATAATAAGAGTGAAGGAGGGGTGTTTGAGAGTGGTGGAGGCGGCGGCGGAGGTGGGGACGGAGTGGTTAACTGGCAGAATGCAAGATACAAAGCGGAGATACTGTCTCACCCGTTGTATGATCAATTATTGTCGGCACATGTGGCGTGTTTGCGGATCGCTACTCCGGTGGATCAGTTGCCGAGAATTGACGCTCAGCTCGCTCAGTCACAGCATGTAGTGGCTAAATACTCCGCCCTCGGCGGCGGGACTCAGGGCTTGGTCGTTGATGATAAAGAACTTGATCAGTTCATG ACACATTATTTTCTGTTGCTTTGTTCCTTTAAAGAACAATTACAACAACATGTTCGAGTCCATGCAATGGAAGCAGTAATGGCTTGCTGGGAGATAGAGCAATCCCTGCAAAGCTTAACAG GAGTTTCTCCAGGTGAAGGCACAGGTGCAACAATgtctgatgatgatgaagaccAAGTAGACAGTGATGCCAATTTGTTTGATCCAAGTTTTGATGGTTCAGACACCATGGGATTTGGTCCCCTTATCCCAACTGAAAGTGAGAGGTCTTTAATGGAAAGAGTGAGGCATGAACTGAAGCATGAATTAAAGCAT GGTTACAAAGAGAAAATTGCTGATATCAGAGAGGAAATTTTGCGCAAGAGAAGAGCAGGAAAGCTACCTGGGGACACAACCTCTGTCTTGAAAGCTTGGTGGCAATCACATGCAAAGTGGCCATATCCAACT GAAGAAGATAAGGCAAGACTGGTACAGGAAACAGGATTGCAATTAAAGCAGATAAATAATTGGTTCATCAACCAAAGGAAGAGGAACTGGCACAGTAACCCTTCAACTTCAACAGTCTTGAAAAGCAAACGCAAGAGGTCTTGA